A genomic region of Xiphophorus couchianus chromosome 9, X_couchianus-1.0, whole genome shotgun sequence contains the following coding sequences:
- the tbxa2r gene encoding thromboxane A2 receptor isoform X1 yields MSIMTDSNHTASCYANTSTPYSYSPGINKVDYSATFSTLGLISNLIAFIVLIKSFKQTKNHSRSFFLIFLGGLVVTDFMGLLVTGSFVISFYVTRVDWSKSDPACHFCNFMGMSMVFYGLSPLLLGATMATQRFIGINHPFASSSKMTKRRTTSMMLMVWFVAGSISLLPLIGFGSYHIQTPGSWCFLNMTPKTSDWGFALLFSLVGLISIATSILLNTVSVVTLLKVYCGAERRQRSRDHEAEMMLQLILIMTIATVCWCPLLVFIAQTAFARTGFEVKYLLLCIRFATWNQILDPWVYILFRRSVLRRVNPRSDWSRTSIISSSSTIRDNVHRFARSSLGSNLRTDGPEDPEKSNVMPPSPITPSSPSPCLIGSE; encoded by the exons ATGAGCATCATGACTGACTCAAACCACACCGCATCCTGCTACGCCAACACCAGCACTCCATATAGTTATTCTCCTGGCATTAACAAAGTTGACTACTCAGCTACCTTCAGCACTTTGGGTCTCATCTCTAATCTAATTGCCTTTATTGTCCTCATCAAATCCTTCAAGCAGACAAAAAATCATTCGCGCtctttcttcctcatcttcctgGGTGGTCTTGTAGTCACTGACTTCATGGGTCTGCTGGTAACTGGCTCCTTCGTGATTTCATTTTACGTTACACGTGTTGACTGGAGCAAGTCGGACCCTGCCTGCCACTTTTGCAACTTCATGGGTATGTCCATGGTGTTCTATGGATTGTCCCCTCTGCTACTTGGTGCCACCATGGCCACCCAGCGCTTTATTGGCATCAACCATCCATTTGCAAGTTCCTCCAAAATGACCAAGAGAAGGACTACTTCCATGATGCTCATGGTGTGGTTTGTCGCTGGAAGCATATCGTTGCTGCCACTAATAGGCTTTGGTAGCTACCACATTCAGACTCCTGGATCCTGGTGTTTCCTCAACATGACCCCCAAGACAAGTGACTGGGGTTTCGCTCTGCTTTTCTCCCTGGTTGGACTGATCAGCATTGCAACGTCAATTTTGCTGAACACTGTGAGTGTGGTGACCCTGCTCAAGGTTTACTGtggagcagagaggagacagcGTAGCAGAGACCATGAAGCAGAAATGATGCTGCAGCTTATACTAATCATGACTATTGCGACGGTTTGCTGGTGCCCCTTGCTG GTCTTCATTGCCCAGACAGCTTTTGCCAGAACTGGTTTTGAAGTGAAATATCTGCTTCTCTGTATACGGTTTGCAACCTGGAACCAAATCCTAGATCCATGGGTATACATCCTGTTTCGCCGGTCAGTTTTGAGGAGAGTGAACCCTCGTTCTGACTGGTCCCGTACCTCCATCATTTCTTCGTCTTCAACTATACGTGACAATGTCCATCGATTCGCGCGGTCTTCACTGGGAAGCAACCTGCGCACGGATGGCCCAGAGGATCCTGAAAAATCAAATGTGATGCCCCCCTCTCCAATAACACCATCCTCaccttctccatgtttgattggATCTGAGTGA
- the tbxa2r gene encoding thromboxane A2 receptor isoform X2 has translation MSIMTDSNHTASCYANTSTPYSYSPGINKVDYSATFSTLGLISNLIAFIVLIKSFKQTKNHSRSFFLIFLGGLVVTDFMGLLVTGSFVISFYVTRVDWSKSDPACHFCNFMGMSMVFYGLSPLLLGATMATQRFIGINHPFASSSKMTKRRTTSMMLMVWFVAGSISLLPLIGFGSYHIQTPGSWCFLNMTPKTSDWGFALLFSLVGLISIATSILLNTVSVVTLLKVYCGAERRQRSRDHEAEMMLQLILIMTIATVCWCPLLIYILMRSLTLPASDGMLLFFIRIATWNQILDPWIYIMIKCAS, from the exons ATGAGCATCATGACTGACTCAAACCACACCGCATCCTGCTACGCCAACACCAGCACTCCATATAGTTATTCTCCTGGCATTAACAAAGTTGACTACTCAGCTACCTTCAGCACTTTGGGTCTCATCTCTAATCTAATTGCCTTTATTGTCCTCATCAAATCCTTCAAGCAGACAAAAAATCATTCGCGCtctttcttcctcatcttcctgGGTGGTCTTGTAGTCACTGACTTCATGGGTCTGCTGGTAACTGGCTCCTTCGTGATTTCATTTTACGTTACACGTGTTGACTGGAGCAAGTCGGACCCTGCCTGCCACTTTTGCAACTTCATGGGTATGTCCATGGTGTTCTATGGATTGTCCCCTCTGCTACTTGGTGCCACCATGGCCACCCAGCGCTTTATTGGCATCAACCATCCATTTGCAAGTTCCTCCAAAATGACCAAGAGAAGGACTACTTCCATGATGCTCATGGTGTGGTTTGTCGCTGGAAGCATATCGTTGCTGCCACTAATAGGCTTTGGTAGCTACCACATTCAGACTCCTGGATCCTGGTGTTTCCTCAACATGACCCCCAAGACAAGTGACTGGGGTTTCGCTCTGCTTTTCTCCCTGGTTGGACTGATCAGCATTGCAACGTCAATTTTGCTGAACACTGTGAGTGTGGTGACCCTGCTCAAGGTTTACTGtggagcagagaggagacagcGTAGCAGAGACCATGAAGCAGAAATGATGCTGCAGCTTATACTAATCATGACTATTGCGACGGTTTGCTGGTGCCCCTTGCTG ATATATATTctgatgcgttcactgactcTCCCTGCAAGTGATGGCAtgcttttgttcttcattcGAATTGCCACATGGAATCAGATACTTGACCCCTGGATTTACATCATGATAAAGTGTGCAAGTTAA
- the gipc3 gene encoding PDZ domain-containing protein GIPC3 isoform X1, with the protein MQNGEVMSPQDSKALGDEAMKDHKAPCQNQGCMEPTAPPLPPPSPPSAGPPEYPRPRLIFHTQLAHGSPTGRIHGFTNVKELYAKIAEVFNISPSEILFCTLNSHKVDMQKLLGGQIGLEDFIFAHVRGETKEVEVTKTEDALGLTITDNGAGYAFIKRIKEGSTIDRLKAVCVGDHIEAINDQSIVGCRHYEVAKMLKEQPRGLPFTLRLVEPKKAFDMIGMRTKAPKSNEGKLVNGRETLRLRSKGAATVQEVQSEFEEQATRKVDDLLESYMGIRDLELATTIVEAGKNKKNPDDFAEALDSVLGDFAFPDVFLFDVWGAIGDVKNGRI; encoded by the exons ATGCAGAACGGGGAGGTTATGAGCCCGCAGGACTCCAAGGCATTGGGGGATGAGGCCATGAAGGACCACAAGGCCCCTTGCCAGAATCAGGGATGCATGGAGCCCAcagctcctccacttcctcccccATCACCGCCATCAGCAGGGCCACCAGAGTACCCGAGACCCAGACTTATCTTCCACACCCAGCTGGCTCATGGGAGCCCAACAGGGCGCATTCATGGATTCACCAATGTCAAGGAACTGTATGCCAAGATTGCAGAGGTGTTCAACATCTCTCCGTCAGAG ATCCTTTTCTGTACCCTAAACTCTCATAAAGTGGACATGCAGAAACTTCTTGGAGGACAAATTGGACTGGAGGATTTCATCTTTGCTCATGTCAGAGGGGAAACAAAAGAAGTGGAGGTGACAAAGACCGAGGATGCATTAGGTCTCACTATCACAGACAATGGAGCTGGATATGCTTTTATCAAG AGAATAAAAGAGGGCAGCACCATTGACCGACTGAAGGCTGTTTGTGTCGGTGACCACATCGAAGCCATTAATGACCAGAGCATTGTAGGATGTCGACACTATGAGGTCGCCAAGATGCTAAAGGAGCAACCAAGAGGCCTCCCTTTCACTCTTCGCCTTGTGGAGCCCAAGAAAGCCTTTG ACATGATTGGAATGAGAACTAAAGCGCCAAAATCTAATGAGGGAAAGCTGGTGAACGGGAGAGAGACTCTTCGGCTTCGGTCTAAGGGGGCGGCTACAGTTCAGGAAGTG CAGAGTGAATTTGAAGAACAGGCCACAAGGAAAGTGGACGATCTCTTGGAGAGCTATATGGGGATCAGAGACCTGGAGCTGG CAACCACCATAGTGGAAGCAGGCAAGAACAAGAAGAACCCTGATGACTTTGCTGAGGCCCTGGATTCTGTTCTGGGAGATTTTGCTTTtcctgatgtgtttttgtttgatgtttggGGAGCCATTGGAGATGTTAAAAATGGCAGAATTTAG
- the gipc3 gene encoding PDZ domain-containing protein GIPC3 isoform X2 gives MQNGEVMSPQDSKALGDEAMKDHKAPCQNQGCMEPTAPPLPPPSPPSAGPPEYPRPRLIFHTQLAHGSPTGRIHGFTNVKELYAKIAEVFNISPSEILFCTLNSHKVDMQKLLGGQIGLEDFIFAHVRGETKEVEVTKTEDALGLTITDNGAGYAFIKRIKEGSTIDRLKAVCVGDHIEAINDQSIVGCRHYEVAKMLKEQPRGLPFTLRLVEPKKAFDMIGMRTKAPKSNEGKLVNGRETLRLRSKGAATVQEVSEFEEQATRKVDDLLESYMGIRDLELATTIVEAGKNKKNPDDFAEALDSVLGDFAFPDVFLFDVWGAIGDVKNGRI, from the exons ATGCAGAACGGGGAGGTTATGAGCCCGCAGGACTCCAAGGCATTGGGGGATGAGGCCATGAAGGACCACAAGGCCCCTTGCCAGAATCAGGGATGCATGGAGCCCAcagctcctccacttcctcccccATCACCGCCATCAGCAGGGCCACCAGAGTACCCGAGACCCAGACTTATCTTCCACACCCAGCTGGCTCATGGGAGCCCAACAGGGCGCATTCATGGATTCACCAATGTCAAGGAACTGTATGCCAAGATTGCAGAGGTGTTCAACATCTCTCCGTCAGAG ATCCTTTTCTGTACCCTAAACTCTCATAAAGTGGACATGCAGAAACTTCTTGGAGGACAAATTGGACTGGAGGATTTCATCTTTGCTCATGTCAGAGGGGAAACAAAAGAAGTGGAGGTGACAAAGACCGAGGATGCATTAGGTCTCACTATCACAGACAATGGAGCTGGATATGCTTTTATCAAG AGAATAAAAGAGGGCAGCACCATTGACCGACTGAAGGCTGTTTGTGTCGGTGACCACATCGAAGCCATTAATGACCAGAGCATTGTAGGATGTCGACACTATGAGGTCGCCAAGATGCTAAAGGAGCAACCAAGAGGCCTCCCTTTCACTCTTCGCCTTGTGGAGCCCAAGAAAGCCTTTG ACATGATTGGAATGAGAACTAAAGCGCCAAAATCTAATGAGGGAAAGCTGGTGAACGGGAGAGAGACTCTTCGGCTTCGGTCTAAGGGGGCGGCTACAGTTCAGGAAGTG AGTGAATTTGAAGAACAGGCCACAAGGAAAGTGGACGATCTCTTGGAGAGCTATATGGGGATCAGAGACCTGGAGCTGG CAACCACCATAGTGGAAGCAGGCAAGAACAAGAAGAACCCTGATGACTTTGCTGAGGCCCTGGATTCTGTTCTGGGAGATTTTGCTTTtcctgatgtgtttttgtttgatgtttggGGAGCCATTGGAGATGTTAAAAATGGCAGAATTTAG